Proteins encoded by one window of Myripristis murdjan chromosome 1, fMyrMur1.1, whole genome shotgun sequence:
- the LOC115368431 gene encoding hexokinase-1-like isoform X2, translating into MIAAQLLAYYFTELKDDQLKKIDKYLYSMRFSDETLKDIMNRFRREMENGLGRDTNPTATVKMLPTFVRSIPDGSEKGDFIALDLGGSNFRILRVKVTQDKKQPVQMESQVYETPDDIIHGSGTRLFDHVADCLGDFMEKQSIKDKKLPVGFTFSFPCNQSKLNEAVLVTWTKKFKASGVEGMDVVKLLNKAIKKRGDYEADIMAVVNDTVGTMMTCGFDDQRCEVGIIIGTGTNACYMEELRHIDLVEGDEGRMCINTEWGAFGDDGSLEDIRTEFDREIDRGSINPGKQLFEKMASGMYMGELVRLILVKMAKEGLLFEGRITPELLTKGKIETKHVSAIEKSKEGLKKCMEILTRLGVEPSDEDCLAVQHVCTIVSFRSANLIASTLGGILSRLKENKGVARLRTTVGIDGSLYKMHPQYARRLHKTVRRLVPDSDVRFLLSESGSAKGAAMVTAVAYRLADQARQIERTLAEFQLTKVQLLEVKKRMRTEIERGLGKETHKEATVKMLPTFVRSTPDGSENGDFLALDLGGTNFRVLLVKIRSGKRRTVEMHNKIYAIPIEVMQGTGEELFDHIVYCISDFLDYMGMKSARLPLGFTFSFPCHQTSLDAGILINWTKGFKATDCEGEDVVELLREGIKRKEEFELDVVAIVNDTVGTMMTCAYEEPTCEVGLIAGTGSNACYMEEMRNIEIVQGDQGRMCVNMEWGAFGDNGCLDDIRTQYDRAVDENSLNEGKQRYEKMCSGMYLGEIVRNILIDLTKRGFLFRGQISETLKTRGIFETKFLSQIESDRLALLQVRAILQQLGLDSTCDDSIIVKEVCGTVSRRAAQICGAGMAAVVDKIRENRGLDHLEITVGVDGTLYKLHPHFSRIFQHTVKELAPKCEVTFLLSEDGSGKGAALITAVGCRQREMDAQQQ; encoded by the exons AGAAGGGAGACTTCATCGCTCTGGACCTCGGGGGGTCGAACTTCCGGATCCTGCGCGTCAAAGTGACGCAGGACAAGAAGCAGCCGGTGCAGATGGAGAGCCAGGTGTACGAGACTCCTGATGACATCATCCACGGCAGCGGGACGCGG CTCTTCGACCACGTCGCAGACTGCCTGGGAGATTTCATGGAGAAGCAAAGCATCAAGGACAAAAAGTTACCTGTCGGATTCACGTTCTCCTTCCCCTGCAACCAAAGCAAACTGAATGAG GCTGTCTTGGTGACGTGGACAAAGAAGTTTAAAGCCAGCGGCGTGGAAGGCATGGATGTTGTGAAGCTTCTCAACAAGGCCATCAAGAAACGAGGG GACTATGAGGCAGACATCATGGCGGTGGTGAACGACACAGTCGGCACCATGATGACCTGTGGGTTCGACGATCAGCGCTGTGAAGTGGGCATCATCATAG GCACGGGGACGAACGCCTGCTACATGGAGGAGCTGCGTCACATCGACCTGGTGGAGGGCGACGAGGGCCGGATGTGCATCAACACCGAGTGGGGGGCCTTCGGGGACGACGGCTCCCTGGAGGACATCCGCACAGAGTTTGACCGTGAGATAGACAGAGGCTCCATCAACCCGGGGAAGCAGCT GTTTGAGAAGATGGCCAGCGGGATGTACATGGGAGAGCTGGTCCGACTCATCCTGGTCAAGATGGCCAAGGAGGGCCTGCTGTTTGAAGGACGGATAACGCCTGAGCTCCTGACGAAAGGGAAGATTGAAACAAAGCACGTCTCAGCCATCGAAAA GAGCAAGGAGGGCCTAAAGAAATGCATGGAAATCCTGACGCGGCTCGGAGTGGAGCCCTCGGACGAGGACTGCCTGGCCGTGCAGCACGTCTGCACCATCGTGTCCTTCCGCTCGGCAAACCTGATCGCCTCGACGCTGGGCGGCATTCTCTCCCGCCTCAAGGAGAACAAGGGAGTCGCACGCCTTCGCACGACCGTCGGCATTGACGGGTCTCTGTACAAGATGCACCCTCA ATATGCCCGTCGTCTCCATAAGACGGTGCGGCGCTTGGTCCCGGACTCCGACGTCCGCTTCCTGCTGTCTGAGAGCGGGAGTGCTAAAGGCGCCGCCATGGTGACGGCGGTGGCGTACCGCCTGGCCGACCAGGCGCGCCAGATCGAGCGGACCTTAGCGGAGTTCCAGCTGACCAAGGTCCAGCTGCTAGAGGTGAAAAAAAGGATGAGgacagagatagaaagaggCCTGGGGAAGGAAACCCACAAGGAGGCCACCGTCAAAATGCTGCCCACCTTCGTCCGGAGTACACCAGACGGATCAG AGAACGGGGATTTCCTCGCTCTGGACCTCGGAGGGACAAACTTCCGCGTGCTTCTGGTAAAGATCCGCAGCGGCAAGAGACGGACAGTGGAGATGCATAATAAAATCTACGCCATTCCCATAGAAGTCATGCAGGGCACCGGAGAAGAG CTGTTCGACCACATCGTGTACTGCATTTCTGATTTCCTGGACTACATGGGGATGAAGAGCGCCCGTCTGCCCCTGGGATTCACCTTCTCCTTCCCGTGCCATCAGACCAGCTTGGACGCA GGTATTCTCATAAACTGGACCAAAGGCTTCAAAGCCACCGACTGTGAGGGCGAGGATGTGGTGGAGCTTCTACGGGAAGGAATCAAAAGGAAAGAG GAGTTTGAGCTGGATGTGGTCGCCATAGTGAACGACACAGTGGGGACGATGATGACCTGTGCGTATGAGGAGCCCACCTGTGAGGTGGGGCTGATCGCAG GGACGGGCAGTAACGCCTGCTAcatggaggagatgaggaacATCGAGATCGTGCAGGGAGACCAGGGCCGCATGTGCGTCAACATGGAGTGGGGGGCGTTCGGAGACAACGGCTGCCTGGACGACATCAGGACGCAGTACGACCGCGCCGTGGACGAGAACTCGCTCAACGAAGGCAAACAGAG ATATGAGAAGATGTGCAGCGGCATGTACCTGGGAGAGATCGTCAGGAACATTTTGATCGACCTGACCAAGCGCGGCTTCCTGTTCCGGGGACAAATCTCCGAGACGCTGAAGACCAGGGGCATCTTCGAGACCAAGTTCCTGTCCCAGATAGAGAG CGATCGTCTGGCGCTGCTGCAGGTCAGGGCgatcctgcagcagctggggCTGGACAGCACCTGCGACGACAGTATCATCGTCAAGGAGGTGTGCGGCACCGTGTCCCGCCGCGCCGCTCAGATCTGCGGAGCCGGAATGGCGGCCGTGGTGGACAAGATCCGTGAGAACCGAGGGCTGGACCACCTGGAGATCACCGTCGGGGTGGACGGCACGCTGTACAAGCTGCACCCACA CTTCTCCAGAATCTTCCAGCACACAGTGAAGGAGCTGGCCCCCAAATGTGAGGTCACCTTCCTGCTATCGGAGGACGGCAGCGGCAAGGGCGCCGCCCTCATCACAGCCGTGGGCTGCCGCCAGAGAGAGATGGACgcacagcagcagtga
- the LOC115368431 gene encoding hexokinase-1-like isoform X1, which produces MIAAQLLAYYFTELKDDQLKKIDKYLYSMRFSDETLKDIMNRFRREMENGLGRDTNPTATVKMLPTFVRSIPDGSEKGDFIALDLGGSNFRILRVKVTQDKKQPVQMESQVYETPDDIIHGSGTRLFDHVADCLGDFMEKQSIKDKKLPVGFTFSFPCNQSKLNEAVLVTWTKKFKASGVEGMDVVKLLNKAIKKRGDYEADIMAVVNDTVGTMMTCGFDDQRCEVGIIIGTGTNACYMEELRHIDLVEGDEGRMCINTEWGAFGDDGSLEDIRTEFDREIDRGSINPGKQLFEKMASGMYMGELVRLILVKMAKEGLLFEGRITPELLTKGKIETKHVSAIEKSKEGLKKCMEILTRLGVEPSDEDCLAVQHVCTIVSFRSANLIASTLGGILSRLKENKGVARLRTTVGIDGSLYKMHPQYARRLHKTVRRLVPDSDVRFLLSESGSAKGAAMVTAVAYRLADQARQIERTLAEFQLTKVQLLEVKKRMRTEIERGLGKETHKEATVKMLPTFVRSTPDGSENGDFLALDLGGTNFRVLLVKIRSGKRRTVEMHNKIYAIPIEVMQGTGEELFDHIVYCISDFLDYMGMKSARLPLGFTFSFPCHQTSLDAGILINWTKGFKATDCEGEDVVELLREGIKRKEMEDPEFELDVVAIVNDTVGTMMTCAYEEPTCEVGLIAGTGSNACYMEEMRNIEIVQGDQGRMCVNMEWGAFGDNGCLDDIRTQYDRAVDENSLNEGKQRYEKMCSGMYLGEIVRNILIDLTKRGFLFRGQISETLKTRGIFETKFLSQIESDRLALLQVRAILQQLGLDSTCDDSIIVKEVCGTVSRRAAQICGAGMAAVVDKIRENRGLDHLEITVGVDGTLYKLHPHFSRIFQHTVKELAPKCEVTFLLSEDGSGKGAALITAVGCRQREMDAQQQ; this is translated from the exons AGAAGGGAGACTTCATCGCTCTGGACCTCGGGGGGTCGAACTTCCGGATCCTGCGCGTCAAAGTGACGCAGGACAAGAAGCAGCCGGTGCAGATGGAGAGCCAGGTGTACGAGACTCCTGATGACATCATCCACGGCAGCGGGACGCGG CTCTTCGACCACGTCGCAGACTGCCTGGGAGATTTCATGGAGAAGCAAAGCATCAAGGACAAAAAGTTACCTGTCGGATTCACGTTCTCCTTCCCCTGCAACCAAAGCAAACTGAATGAG GCTGTCTTGGTGACGTGGACAAAGAAGTTTAAAGCCAGCGGCGTGGAAGGCATGGATGTTGTGAAGCTTCTCAACAAGGCCATCAAGAAACGAGGG GACTATGAGGCAGACATCATGGCGGTGGTGAACGACACAGTCGGCACCATGATGACCTGTGGGTTCGACGATCAGCGCTGTGAAGTGGGCATCATCATAG GCACGGGGACGAACGCCTGCTACATGGAGGAGCTGCGTCACATCGACCTGGTGGAGGGCGACGAGGGCCGGATGTGCATCAACACCGAGTGGGGGGCCTTCGGGGACGACGGCTCCCTGGAGGACATCCGCACAGAGTTTGACCGTGAGATAGACAGAGGCTCCATCAACCCGGGGAAGCAGCT GTTTGAGAAGATGGCCAGCGGGATGTACATGGGAGAGCTGGTCCGACTCATCCTGGTCAAGATGGCCAAGGAGGGCCTGCTGTTTGAAGGACGGATAACGCCTGAGCTCCTGACGAAAGGGAAGATTGAAACAAAGCACGTCTCAGCCATCGAAAA GAGCAAGGAGGGCCTAAAGAAATGCATGGAAATCCTGACGCGGCTCGGAGTGGAGCCCTCGGACGAGGACTGCCTGGCCGTGCAGCACGTCTGCACCATCGTGTCCTTCCGCTCGGCAAACCTGATCGCCTCGACGCTGGGCGGCATTCTCTCCCGCCTCAAGGAGAACAAGGGAGTCGCACGCCTTCGCACGACCGTCGGCATTGACGGGTCTCTGTACAAGATGCACCCTCA ATATGCCCGTCGTCTCCATAAGACGGTGCGGCGCTTGGTCCCGGACTCCGACGTCCGCTTCCTGCTGTCTGAGAGCGGGAGTGCTAAAGGCGCCGCCATGGTGACGGCGGTGGCGTACCGCCTGGCCGACCAGGCGCGCCAGATCGAGCGGACCTTAGCGGAGTTCCAGCTGACCAAGGTCCAGCTGCTAGAGGTGAAAAAAAGGATGAGgacagagatagaaagaggCCTGGGGAAGGAAACCCACAAGGAGGCCACCGTCAAAATGCTGCCCACCTTCGTCCGGAGTACACCAGACGGATCAG AGAACGGGGATTTCCTCGCTCTGGACCTCGGAGGGACAAACTTCCGCGTGCTTCTGGTAAAGATCCGCAGCGGCAAGAGACGGACAGTGGAGATGCATAATAAAATCTACGCCATTCCCATAGAAGTCATGCAGGGCACCGGAGAAGAG CTGTTCGACCACATCGTGTACTGCATTTCTGATTTCCTGGACTACATGGGGATGAAGAGCGCCCGTCTGCCCCTGGGATTCACCTTCTCCTTCCCGTGCCATCAGACCAGCTTGGACGCA GGTATTCTCATAAACTGGACCAAAGGCTTCAAAGCCACCGACTGTGAGGGCGAGGATGTGGTGGAGCTTCTACGGGAAGGAATCAAAAGGAAAGAG ATGGAGGATCCA GAGTTTGAGCTGGATGTGGTCGCCATAGTGAACGACACAGTGGGGACGATGATGACCTGTGCGTATGAGGAGCCCACCTGTGAGGTGGGGCTGATCGCAG GGACGGGCAGTAACGCCTGCTAcatggaggagatgaggaacATCGAGATCGTGCAGGGAGACCAGGGCCGCATGTGCGTCAACATGGAGTGGGGGGCGTTCGGAGACAACGGCTGCCTGGACGACATCAGGACGCAGTACGACCGCGCCGTGGACGAGAACTCGCTCAACGAAGGCAAACAGAG ATATGAGAAGATGTGCAGCGGCATGTACCTGGGAGAGATCGTCAGGAACATTTTGATCGACCTGACCAAGCGCGGCTTCCTGTTCCGGGGACAAATCTCCGAGACGCTGAAGACCAGGGGCATCTTCGAGACCAAGTTCCTGTCCCAGATAGAGAG CGATCGTCTGGCGCTGCTGCAGGTCAGGGCgatcctgcagcagctggggCTGGACAGCACCTGCGACGACAGTATCATCGTCAAGGAGGTGTGCGGCACCGTGTCCCGCCGCGCCGCTCAGATCTGCGGAGCCGGAATGGCGGCCGTGGTGGACAAGATCCGTGAGAACCGAGGGCTGGACCACCTGGAGATCACCGTCGGGGTGGACGGCACGCTGTACAAGCTGCACCCACA CTTCTCCAGAATCTTCCAGCACACAGTGAAGGAGCTGGCCCCCAAATGTGAGGTCACCTTCCTGCTATCGGAGGACGGCAGCGGCAAGGGCGCCGCCCTCATCACAGCCGTGGGCTGCCGCCAGAGAGAGATGGACgcacagcagcagtga